One region of Flavobacterium sp. KACC 22763 genomic DNA includes:
- the nrfD gene encoding NrfD/PsrC family molybdoenzyme membrane anchor subunit, with protein MSSHYEAPIRKPLVIGDKSYHDVTVDVAAPVEGPANKQWWIVFSIALIAFLWGLGCIIYTVSTGIGTWGLNKTVGWAWDITNFVWWVGIGHAGTLISAVLLLFRQRWRMAINRSAEAMTIFSVVQAGLFPIIHMGRPWLAYWVLPIPNQFGSLWVNFNSPLLWDVFAISTYLSVSLVFWWTGLLPDFAMLRDRAITPFNKRVYSILSFGWSGRAKDWQRFEEVSLVLAGLATPLVLSVHTIVSMDFATSVIPGWHTTIFPPYFVAGAVFSGFAMVNTLLIVMRKVSNLEAYITLQHIELMNIIIMITGSIVGVAYITELFVAWYSGVEYEQYAFLNRATGPYWWAYWSMMTCNVFSPQFMWFKKLRTSIMFSFIISIVVNIGMWFERFVIIVTSLHRDYLPSSWTMFSPTFVDIGIFIGTIGFFFVLFLLYSRTFPVIAQAEVKTILKGTGDNYIRERANSKDSHHE; from the coding sequence ATGTCGTCTCACTACGAAGCACCCATTAGAAAACCTTTAGTTATTGGTGATAAATCTTATCACGATGTAACTGTAGATGTAGCTGCACCTGTTGAGGGGCCTGCAAACAAGCAATGGTGGATTGTATTTTCAATCGCATTAATAGCCTTCCTTTGGGGGTTAGGTTGTATAATTTACACCGTATCTACCGGTATCGGAACATGGGGATTAAATAAAACAGTTGGCTGGGCTTGGGATATTACTAACTTCGTTTGGTGGGTTGGTATTGGTCACGCCGGAACATTAATTTCTGCGGTATTATTACTTTTCCGTCAACGTTGGAGAATGGCCATCAACCGTTCTGCTGAAGCTATGACTATTTTCTCGGTAGTTCAAGCAGGTCTTTTCCCAATCATTCACATGGGACGTCCATGGTTAGCATACTGGGTATTACCTATTCCAAACCAATTTGGATCATTATGGGTAAACTTTAACTCACCTTTACTTTGGGACGTATTCGCGATTTCAACGTATCTTTCAGTATCATTAGTTTTCTGGTGGACTGGTTTATTACCTGACTTTGCAATGCTTCGTGATAGAGCTATCACACCATTTAATAAAAGAGTTTATTCTATCCTAAGTTTTGGATGGAGCGGTAGAGCAAAAGACTGGCAACGTTTTGAAGAAGTATCTTTAGTATTAGCTGGTTTAGCTACTCCACTTGTACTTTCTGTACACACGATTGTATCTATGGACTTTGCTACTTCTGTAATTCCTGGATGGCATACAACAATTTTCCCTCCATACTTCGTTGCTGGAGCGGTTTTCTCTGGATTCGCGATGGTAAACACATTGCTTATCGTTATGAGAAAAGTATCTAACCTTGAAGCATACATCACATTACAGCATATCGAGTTAATGAACATCATTATCATGATTACTGGATCTATCGTTGGTGTTGCTTACATCACTGAGTTATTCGTAGCTTGGTATTCAGGTGTAGAATATGAGCAATATGCATTCTTAAACAGAGCTACTGGACCTTACTGGTGGGCATATTGGTCAATGATGACATGTAACGTGTTCTCTCCTCAGTTTATGTGGTTCAAAAAATTAAGAACTAGTATCATGTTCTCATTCATCATTTCGATTGTAGTAAACATCGGTATGTGGTTTGAAAGATTCGTAATTATTGTTACTTCTTTACATAGAGATTACCTTCCATCTTCTTGGACAATGTTCTCACCAACATTTGTTGATATTGGAATTTTCATTGGAACAATTGGTTTCTTCTTCGTATTGTTTTTATTATACTCTAGAACATTCCCTGTAATTGCTCAGGCAGAGGTTAAAACAATTTTGAAAGGAACAGGAGATAATTACATTAGAGAAAGAGCAAACAGTAAAGATTCACATCATGAGTAA
- a CDS encoding DUF3341 domain-containing protein, translating into MSNKVIYAIYNDDDVLMSAVKKTRAAHHHIEEVFTPFPVHGLDKAMGLAPTRLAICAFLYGCVGISVATTMMGYIMIHDWPQDIGGKPSFSFIQNMPSFVPIMFEMTVFFAAHLMVITFYMRSRLWPFKEAENPDVRTTDDHFLMEVAVNDNEAELVSFFEGTGAVEVKVIEKN; encoded by the coding sequence ATGAGTAATAAAGTTATATACGCCATTTATAATGACGATGACGTTTTGATGAGTGCAGTAAAGAAAACTAGAGCTGCTCATCATCATATTGAAGAGGTTTTTACTCCATTTCCGGTTCACGGATTGGATAAAGCCATGGGATTAGCACCAACAAGATTAGCAATATGTGCTTTTTTATATGGATGTGTTGGTATTTCTGTTGCAACAACTATGATGGGGTACATCATGATTCATGACTGGCCACAGGATATTGGAGGTAAACCAAGTTTTAGTTTCATCCAAAATATGCCATCTTTCGTGCCAATTATGTTTGAGATGACTGTATTCTTTGCAGCTCACTTAATGGTAATTACTTTTTACATGAGAAGTAGATTATGGCCTTTTAAAGAAGCTGAAAACCCAGATGTAAGAACAACTGATGACCACTTTTTAATGGAGGTTGCTGTAAATGATAACGAAGCTGAGTTAGTTTCTTTCTTTGAAGGAACTGGAGCTGTTGAAGTTAAAGTAATAGAAAAGAATTAA